From one Triticum aestivum cultivar Chinese Spring chromosome 4B, IWGSC CS RefSeq v2.1, whole genome shotgun sequence genomic stretch:
- the LOC123089334 gene encoding xyloglucan galactosyltransferase KATAMARI1 homolog encodes MEKTTAAHGGGARWLPRLVLLAILSATPWLLIVYCHRAAPVRAPRQSLVTAAPASGREDGAQPRFPSVQEQQVKKLLIASAAGGEVRRSSDVGVAGEDACRGRYLYVHDLPPRFNADVLADCKHWYPWIDMCQYLVNGGLGEPLDNADGVFADEGWYATDHFGLDVIFHARVRQYECLTDNSSRAAAVFVPFYAGFDVVRNLWSNNATDKDAAAVELVDWLTRRPEWRAMGGRDHFFMSGRTAWDHQRQTDSDSEWGNKLLRLPAVWNMTVLFVEKVPWTDFDFAVPYPTYFHPAKDADVLQWQQRMRGMKREFLFSFAGGERPGDPNSIRHHLIRECGASSFCNLVQCRKSEKNCLVPSTFMRVFQGARFCLQPPGDTYTRRSAFDAILAGCVPVFFHPDSAYTQYRWHLPDDRDSYSVFISEEDVRSGNASSVEETLRRIPQEVAERMTETVIGLIPRLVYADPRSKLETLRDAVDVTLEAVIDRVSELRKEMGHGDLTQTGTKVSSKVKADN; translated from the coding sequence ATGGAGAAGACGACGGCCGCGCACGGCGGGGGCGCCCGCTGGCTGCCTCGCCTCGTCCTGCTCGCCATCCTGTCCGCCACGCCGTGGCTCCTCATCGTCTACTGCCACCGCGCGGCGCCCGTCAGGGCGCCGCGCCAGTCGCTCGTCACCGCCGCCCCCGCGTCCGGCCGCGAGGACGGCGCCCAGCCGCGCTTCCCATCCGTCCAGGAGCAGCAGGTCAAGAAGCTCCTGATCGCCTCCGCGGCCGGGGGCGAGGTGCGCCGGAGCAGTGACGTTGGCGTCGCTGGGGAGGACGCGTGCCGCGGGCGGTACCTGTACGTCCATGACCTGCCCCCGCGGTTCAACGCCGACGTCCTCGCCGACTGCAAGCATTGGTACCCGTGGATCGACATGTGCCAGTACCTCGTCAACGGCGGCCTCGGCGAGCCCCTGGACAACGCGGACGGCGTGTTCGCCGACGAGGGCTGGTACGCCACCGACCACTTCGGCCTCGACGTCATCTTCCACGCCCGCGTCCGGCAGTACGAGTGCCTCACCGACAACtcatcccgcgccgccgccgtcttcgtGCCGTTCTACGCTGGGTTTGACGTCGTGCGGAACCTGTGGAGCAACAACGCCACGGACAAGGACGCCGCGGCGGTCGAGCTCGTCGACTGGCTGACGCGGCGGCCCGAGTGGCGCGCCATGGGCGGGCGCGACCACTTCTTCATGTCCGGGAGGACGGCGTGGGACCACCAGCGGCAGACGGACAGCGACTCGGAGTGGGGAAACAAGCTGCTCCGTTTACCGGCGGTGTGGAACATGACGGTGCTGTTCGTCGAGAAGGTGCCGTGGACGGACTTCGACTTCGCCGTGCCGTACCCGACCTACTTCCACCCGGCGAAGGACGCGGACGTCCTCCAGTGGCAGCAGCGGATGCGAGGCATGAAGCGGGAGTTCCTCTTCTCCTTCGCCGGCGGCGAGCGTCCCGGCGATCCGAACTCCATCCGGCACCACCTCATCCGGGAGTGCGGCGCCTCCAGCTTCTGCAACCTGGTGCAGTGCCGGAAGAGCGAGAAGAACTGCCTCGTGCCCAGCACCTTCATGCGCGTCTTCCAAGGGGCGCGCTTCTGCCTGCAACCACCGGGCGACACGTACACACGGCGGTCGGCGTTCGACGCCATCCTCGCCGGCTGCGTGCCGGTGTTCTTCCACCCGGACTCCGCGTATACGCAGTACAGGTGGCACCTCCCCGACGACCGCGACTCATACTCCGTGTTCATCTCCGAGGAGGACGTGCGCAGCGGCAACGCCAGCAGCGTCGAGGAGACGCTCCGGCGAATCCCGCAGGAGGTGGCGGAGCGGATGACGGAGACGGTGATCGGGCTGATACCACGGCTGGTGTACGCGGACCCGAGGTCGAAGCTGGAGACGCTCAGGGACGCCGTGGATGTCACGTTGGAGGCGGTCATCGACAGGGTCAGCGAGCTTAGGAAGGAGATGGGTCATGGCGATCTGACGCAAACGGGGACGAAGGTTTCTAGCAAAGTCAAGGCAGATAATTAG